Below is a window of Picosynechococcus sp. PCC 7002 DNA.
AACTGCGAGGCATAGGTTTTACCCATCACATTTACGGAACACAGGTGATCCTATCACAAGGATTTTCTTCAGGCTTGTCGGGTATAATCGCCGGATTTGCCCCCGGTTTTTTTCAGCAGTTGAATCTCAGAAATCACCATCCCTTTATCCATTGCCTTCGCCATGTCATAAAGGGTTAAGGCCGCTACGGAAACCGCTGTCAACGCCTCCATTTCGACCCCCGTTTCGGATTTGGTCGTCACACTGGCCTCGATGCGATAACCAGGTAAGTTTGCGTCAGCAATAAAATTTACCGTCACCTTTTTAATCGGTAGCGGGTGGCACATGGGGATTAAGTTCGAGGTTTGCTTGGCTGCCATGATCCCGGCAATGCGAGCTGTACCTAAAACATCGCCTTTTGGGGCATCCCCGGCTTGGATCGCCTGAAAACAATCCCGATTCATGGTGATGATCCCCGTGGCGATCGCCTCCCGTTTCGTCACATTCTTTTCAGAAACATCCACCATCTGCGCTTCACCGTGGGCGTTGAGATGGCTCAGGGGAGGGAGGGAAATCTTTTTTTCAGAAAACTCTTGCATTTACCCAAAACGTCTGTTAGATTAGATGACTGTTGGTCAAACAACACAACTCTTCTGCATGGGTCTGTAGCTCAGCGGATTAGAGCAGCTGACTACGGATCAGCAGGTCGGGAGTTCGAATCTCTCCAGGCTCGTAAGAAGAGAAAACAGCCCTCCTAGGTTAGCCCAGGGGGGTTTGTTGTGGCAAGAATCTGAAGAGTCGTGATGTTTTGTTGACAAGCCCAGAGGGAAACGCAGAATATGACAAGAGACCAGTCAAACTGCACTCTTTCAAACAAACTCATTTCCCTCCGTCATGACCAAATTTTTAAACTATTGCCTATCTGTGGCTTTGGCGATCGCCGTTTGTTTTGGCGTGACCCAACCAGCCTCGGCTTTACCGCAACCGAGCTTTA
It encodes the following:
- the moaC gene encoding cyclic pyranopterin monophosphate synthase MoaC; this encodes MQEFSEKKISLPPLSHLNAHGEAQMVDVSEKNVTKREAIATGIITMNRDCFQAIQAGDAPKGDVLGTARIAGIMAAKQTSNLIPMCHPLPIKKVTVNFIADANLPGYRIEASVTTKSETGVEMEALTAVSVAALTLYDMAKAMDKGMVISEIQLLKKTGGKSGDYTRQA